Within Dermacentor albipictus isolate Rhodes 1998 colony chromosome 3, USDA_Dalb.pri_finalv2, whole genome shotgun sequence, the genomic segment ATGGGCTTGCCAATAGTGCATTGTATCGGTAATAAATGTGTAATGTGCAGGCTAGTTTTCATTTGCGTATCTTATGCCTGAAAAAATTATCAGAAGCAGTGGTTGAGCGACACATGTGAAATTTACAAGGATACAAAACTTACAGGTGTGGTGCTCCTTTAAGACTTGAAGCCATTGTCACACAAATTAAACGACACAAGGAACAAAAGGCTGGACACCACTGCCACTACATTCACAACTGATTTATTACTAGAGGCTGGAAGAGAAAACAATAAAGTGTGCATGCACAGTGGTTCTACATGGCAGTGAGCAAAAAAAGATGGCTTTTCTTAATTACCTTGATGAACCCGTTCACATGCACATTTTATTGTGTGTTCTCTTCTAGCCTCTAGGATAAACAGCTGTGGCGTCCAGTCTTTTTGTTCGTAATGTCTTGCTTGATTTACGCCATGATGGTTTCATCAAGTTTCTAACTACTCCAAGAACAAGTTATTTTTAGTTTCCTTCAAGACTGTTTACATTTCTTTGGTAAAAGGGGGTTGAGCAATTGCAATTGAAATAAATGACAGTATTCGCTTTTTTAATTTTATGCCCAAATGCAAGCAATGATGTCATCGTGGTCTTAAATACTTGGTCTATTCTTATGCAGGAAAATTTTGAAAATAATTATATTCTGGGATTTCACACGCCAAAACCATGCTATGATTATAACGCATGCTGCATAGGGGGACTCCAGTTGAATTTTGACCCAATGGGTATCATTAATTGCAGAAAAGGTTCCTGAAATTCCTGGATTTGTTACACTCAGATCCAATGTAATTGAACAATATCTAGCACCTTTCTGTTTTTGGTTCATGGTGGGATGGGAATTCAGGTCAGGACAGAACACAGTGGGCTCTTGCATGAAAGCTTATTGAACATATTGCTTGAAAAAGATCATTGGGGGCATGCACTGAGAACAAAATAAGGGAAAATGGCATGTCAGAATCATCAATGGACTGTTTGCAAGGAAATTTGACAGCAGTGATCTATTGCAGCGAGCATGGTAAAGCAACTATATAAACACACTACTTAAAGGTTGTCTGAATGCTTGGTGTACACTAAGGTTACTCAAATGCAACTGCCCAACCCTGATGTAACCAAAGTGGTTTCATGGAATATGCTCTCTTCAATTTGATTTTGCGTGCATGAACATCAGTTCTGACAAATAAAGTACAGTCACATTCTTTGTACAGACAGGTATGTGATGGCCATGACCATCATTCTACAGTGCTCAGTGTTTACCCAGGATGAGTTAGTGGGCTGTCTGGTCAATGTATAAATTGTAAAACCTTGCAGAATCTTGTGCATTACTTTTGGGGCACAACAGATGACTGTGTTGATGTCTATAGGCTGGCATTTCATTTTATACTTTCTCTAGGGCACACAACCTACATAAATTGAAAGGCGCTGTAAAAACGAAGTTAAATCAATGCTTGTATGCAGCCACTTTTGAAGTTGGTGGGAAGTACTTTATTGTGCAGCATTAAACCACATTGGGCTAATTTTTCTTAGAATCGCCGGGTCGACAAGTTCAAATTTTCAGTGCATTTACACAAGACACAAAAATGAATAAAGAATCAGTCCTGAGTTTTCACTTTATGCCCTGCGAGAGTGGCATGGTGTTCCTGACTCGCCACTGCCATGATTACAGGCTTAAAAGCCACTCAGTATCATTGAAGGCTCGGTACAAACTTCTCTGTGCACTGTAAGCAATGCAGCTGCACTCTGTTGCTTCAGAAAGCCTGTTGATGTGTAGAAGTACTGTGTGTAAAGCCCAAAGTCTTgcagctgcttatatttcacacaTCAGGAGGGTATTCTGAAAATGTCCACCAAGTGAAATGTCTATTTCAGCTGCCACTGATTGCTGGAGCTGAacaagtgagaaggaaacttgctGTGGGTGCCTGTTTCCTTCTCTCTGGCACCCCAGTCCAGCCAATCAGCACGTCAGCAGCAGCTAAAACGTACATTTCTACTAGATAGACATTTAAAAAATACTACCGCCTCTTCCCCCACCCCCCTTGTGCCAGTACAGCTTTGGCGGATTGACAGGTTTGCATTTTCCATTACTTTAGGTATCTCGCAAGCCGACTGCGTGACAATTTTTGAAGAAGAAGTGAGCACACCCCAGCTCAACTTTCATTTTGAGAGGCTGCCAAGAAGTGTTCAAGTCGCATTAGAGGCACCTCAGGCACTTCCTCCCGGAGAAAGGAGAGATCTTGTAAGGTGCATTGCGCATGACATGATGCAGGTTTCACCACGGCCTAGGAGAGAGTtcatccgcagtgttgctgagGCCGTGGTAAAGCGGTTTCCTGCTTGCCTTCAGGACCGCACAGTCAGTGGCAAGGTGTTTGGTCGAGGATATGATTCCCTGTTCCAGCAACTTGAGAACAGAGTAGAGAATTTGGGCCGTGTGAAACAGCAGGAATTGCCATCATGCGTGAAGACCAAGAAGTACTCATATGGCTGTGCCAATTGGCAGCCAGTGTGCTTGCAACCAGTCGAAACCGTAGCTGAAAAAATCCAGTTTCTTAAAGGGGAGGCCCAGAAGACACTGCGAGACATAGATGTACCCTTGGCACAGACCTGTATGGATGCAACCTACAGTGAACAACGAAGGTTCATAAATTCTGATGCACCAGTCCATAGCATGGCAGAAGTCAGAGAGGAGTGGCCATTGCTCTTCCACAAGTACTTTTTCTACAAGCATGCCTGTCAGCTCCTTGGCAAAAATATGAGGGTAAGAGCTCCTTCTAATGGCAAATACTTATGTCTATGCATTACCAGTGTTTGCTACATACATTGAAAAGCACTCCATAAGACAATTAAGGTCAGACAAAAGAAATGGCCTCTAGAAGGAAAGTCTGAAATGTTATCCGAAATAGCAGCACATGGTCTTATTGCGTCTTCTTTTCGCTTACTTATTGTGCTTACTGTAGAGGGACgctaataaagggaaaaatcagacatcgaaccgttcgtagcaattgctacaaaggaggAACACTGAAACAGTTTTCATGGCTATGTAGAAGTGAACTGAGTCGTAGGGTAGATCCCTGTGTTCATCGATATACAAAGTTAGGTGCTCTGCGTAAACCGTGTAATTTATTGAGTTTGAAGCACCTGCATTCCATGTAGACTGGGATTGTAGTGATGTCACTTTGGTGAGCAATCTGATTGGCTTCCCGTGTGATGTAGGGAATACTTCACTGAAGCATATTTTTAATATCAAATGCTATATATTGAGTCGTCTCTTCAAGTCAGTGGCATATTTCTGCTTTGAGAATGTGGATAGCTTGTACACATGAACTTGAACATGCATGTGAGGGATGTAGTAGAATGAAGAGCTTTCTGCGAAAAGCAGGGCTTTTTGGAAGCTTTGTGTGGCTACATGGAGAAAGGCAAGGGATGAAAGAGAATGCAGCAAAGATTAACAATGACATGGTAGCAAGGACACCTGATGGAACATAGAGGATTTCTTATGTGAATGTAGGTGCAGCGATATCTTCAGCGACAAAAGcattaaaggggccttgaaccaccccacgggcttggtgaaataacatagtgcgcagatagcatacgctgttctgaacatctcagccaagttctgctgtcgtacgcggtccgtggagctctcaagcggagcgcgaagtcagagctccacggaccgcgaagtcacctttttctcaaacgctctcgtttcaaaaacctcATGCTCCTCGTACTTTTCTGTATGCTCTATTTCGTCAGGACAgctgcgtttggcttacgtttagcgcggcataggcacgAAATCAGGAATTGGAACTGCGCACCACAGTGGGACGTCTCTGCCGCaaccttcgcagtgcaaggcattggaggaggaaggggagcacagctaaGGCCTTGTTTGATTGTCGATAACTGCGCTTCTACTGAATGCAtcgaagtactttttgtggcagagtggttctgaaatagcctgtcTTCACTTCagatgtctttctccacttcgataaaaagtggttcagggcaccTTTAATGGTACTGATGCTGCATTGCACTTGCCTTGCATTGCAGGTGTGTGTAGAGGGTTATGTACAGCTACTGCATGCTGTATTAAAGGCGAGTGCTGCACATGAACTTCATTTTAAGGCCAGTATCACCACTGTAATGAAAAAAACTGCATTAAAAAGCGACATGAGAACATGCTCAGTTCAAATCAATTTAACAGACTCTCGCTTCACTGCAACTTGTTTCCAAGAAGGTGGGACAGAGGCATGGCCACTTGGCAAAATGTCAAGGGAGAATGCCGCAGCTAGAAAGAATGGTAATGTTTAATCACTTGTACTTTTATTTAATTTGATGTGCTGACATAATGTTCCTGTGAAGAAGCACTTCGTGTGATATACTTTCAAAGTGATACTTTTAGGTATAACAAAGCTGGTTTTATCATCCCTTTAACAACTTCGCTAAGCAAGAGCTCTTCCATCAAAAACTGAAACATCTGTACAGGATTATCTGGATCATAGGGAGGCGTCAGGATCTCATGTTCCAAATGGCATGAAGGAAGTAAATGCAGCGTTTTATGCAATGCATAAATGGTGTTCAGGTTTGTGGAAGGCATTCTCTGGTTTGCGTAATTCACATATGTTGGCCTTGGTGTTTATTTATACTCTGATGCGTAACTTAAGCTgaatagtcatatcataagaagccaaaaaacattgacaccgagtacaacataggggaaattacttgtgcttaataaacaaaataaagaaacgataaattaatggaaatgaaagtggatgaaaaaacaaattgccgcaggtggagaacgatcccacaaccttcgcatttcgtgtgggatgctctaccgattgagctaccgcggtgctgtttccccatccactttcttgggcatttatgtgtcctagtagaaccctgggagtgttagccagcgccactgctCACAGACCTCGGTGGCAGacatggaacatcctttctgccgccgGTGTCACGAGCACATGGtccttttgggtgaaggcaaccagttaataaacccacacatgctacctgaaggcattaatGTTGCCGGATTCTAATAGCTTAATACTAACTCATTGGCTACCAAAGCTGGCAAATCACTGGACCCAACAACAGGGGCACATTGCCAAAGCCACAATTTGCCAAGCTGTAGGTATGGTTGGTTTAAAATCTTATTTATAGATGGCATGACGGGTGACATGTGCTATACTTTATCAAAACTGTCAATAGGTGGCACTGAGTCTTTACAACAACGGAGGTTAGATTTTCTATATTTTTATTTAGTATACGATGGGGCTACCCACAAGTAACCGGAATTATTTTTAAGTTGCTGTATATTTTTTACAAAACCTTATCACCTTGAAGGTACTCTATTACACTTAATACATTTGTCCAATCTACGATTCCATTCTTCAACACATTTTTCAAACTTGTCTGTTTTGGTGGCCTAATAGCTCCTCTAGTTTTTTCCCTCACCTCTTCTACATCGTGAAATTGCAGTCCTTTCAAGTCATTCTTGATTccaggaaacaaaaaaaatatattgcatgGAGCGAGGTCAGGTGAGTAAGGGGTGTGGCCGCCTGACCTCGTTCCATGTGACTTTTTTGTGTGTTCTGAAGTGTGTGTGTTCTAAAGACTATTGACCTGGCATAGTGGTATTGCATAATGCAGCACCAACATTTTGAGCAGTTCACCTCACGTGATGCAAAATGCTAAATATATTTTTACACTACAGTATCTAGTAACACACATAGTACCTGTAGCAATGTCTTGGATATGAACAATATGAACAAATTCTGCCGTTAAAGCAATGTCCTACTTCAAGCATGACCTAAGGTACCTGCAGTTTTTTTAATAACAACATAAGAGAACACTTGGTTCCTATGTAAGCTAATCTTCTCCTTTTGATGTTAGTTCGGTGGTGTAATTGTTTTTTCTTCCTTgagagcttttggcagaactgcGAATTTTGATGACATGGTCATAGTTATTTTTGTTGGCGGCATATATTCAGTTGTTGGAAAGCATTGTCTGTTGCAGATGCTTGCTTTCATACTGACTGTTTCAAATAATTATCACTGTATTTATGGCTGTTTTCTTTGCACTAACTCGCTGTGTTCTTTCTTTACTTGGGTTATGTTACTCAATTCCAGGGTATATTTGAGGAGAACCTGTCTGGCGTTGCGCCTTTGTTCATAAAACACTTGGACACTTTAACTGCACCAAGGAAAGAACTTGTGCAGTGGATGGTTAAGGTGGAACTTCAGCAGGGGAAAGGAAACCAGCATGCAAAAGAAGAAGCCACCATTCCACTATTGGCTGCCTACTTCAAGGATGATCCAGATGATCTGTTTCGTGTTCTTGAAGTAAGCAATGCTTGTTTTGTGTAATTCAATATGCACTATGCTGCTGGATTTTTAGAAACTGTTCTGTCCTAACATTTCCATTAAAATTCCTAAACAGCTAAAGTGGAACCAAAACTGCAGCAAAATTACGTTTTGGCTCAGTGAATGTGGTAGACACCAAGATACAACAGCTCAAGATCTGTCAAttgtgaaattatttttcttcCTAATGGACAGCTATTGGCCAAGTAGCACTGTTGAAAACTCGATTCCCTCAGAGTGCAGCAAATAATTACATCGCCTGTTAATATGGCCACCACAAAATACGTTTTAGGTGTTATCAGGAGGCTAGATCTGCTAAGAGAAATAAAGGTTGTGATAACccgaaataacccgcttactacaatgtccccGTGCCGTAttgtcggttataacaatgaagtctggctgTTGGGTGTCCGTGCGAAAAGGTAATGAAACGCAAAATCTTTGAAAGGAAAAAAGTGATATGTGAGCCGCTGCACGATCACCTGCCACCCGAACTGCTCCATGAGAGCTGCATGCCAGCCTCGCGCTTATCTTTACTGACGCTTCCACCCCTCCGTAGATGAATGGACCGCACCATTGCGGTCCAGTgcttggttctttattctatggctctcATTCTTCGCAATTCTCCGAAAGGATTAAGTCACTCGTGCTTATCTTTGTTCGTTGTATCGgtcgttcctggccacgttgACTTGCCGcagaaatggaagatggctgatgtgcccactgatcatcggcaatgcacaatGTTGCAGGTGAAAAGGAAGCACACTGCTATAGATGTGGAAACAAAGTGCTTTTAACCGATGAGGCAATCGTTGCGAACATGCCTCTATCGGATGGCGACAGTGACAGCCACAACGGCAGCACTGATGCGGTAGGGTAGGCGACCTCAACATTGTCTGCGCGAGAGGTTCTGTAGATTATTCAGGCCCTCATGGGCTTGTTTTTGCGAGGGACCATCCGCTTCACTACATGGAGCATCtcgatgccttggagaaggatgtcggcaagcttcgcataaagcaagcaaggctgacggatATGCGGTTTTCCCATGCAAGCCACTGGGAAGCATGTGGAAAGATGATTGTTGCGATCTCAtcccagcatttcttctggatttctcaagctgagacgTTGCTGCGGCAACCTCCCTGTATCTTTTAAAAGGTGGATTTTGAGAccaccaaagcaatgcctcgGTTGAGCTTGCATGTCACTTGCCGCCTGTGACCTTTCTTTT encodes:
- the LOC135917833 gene encoding uncharacterized protein — its product is MPLLKIWNADCSVKKMAQASTLVEVLAQAEEKGICKSENAKVFLKDWTLLEEDVFQDVLKELPLDDRIFIVAEVIPPVEHDSSGISQADCVTIFEEEVSTPQLNFHFERLPRSVQVALEAPQALPPGERRDLVRCIAHDMMQVSPRPRREFIRSVAEAVVKRFPACLQDRTVSGKVFGRGYDSLFQQLENRVENLGRVKQQELPSCVKTKKYSYGCANWQPVCLQPVETVAEKIQFLKGEAQKTLRDIDVPLAQTCMDATYSEQRRFINSDAPVHSMAEVREEWPLLFHKYFFYKHACQLLGKNMRGIFEENLSGVAPLFIKHLDTLTAPRKELVQWMVKVELQQGKGNQHAKEEATIPLLAAYFKDDPDDLFRVLEEGTSITEVMDEFPSTPVVVSLAKTLMFKVSAEQFQRQQGAHRKATNPSPPGTRLQACPSAV